A genomic region of Kribbella sp. NBC_00382 contains the following coding sequences:
- a CDS encoding family 2B encapsulin nanocompartment shell protein, translating into MTAIDQDKPQLSLGTEAARQLASTTKSVPQMQGISPRWLLRMLPWVETQGGAYRVNRRTTFAVGDGRLSFSATGADIRVIPAELTELPPLRDFVDEDVLTALAGRFYQVEYQPGDVIAEFGSRVDDVVLIAHGKVSKVGIGEYGDGTDLGTVADGDYLGEGLLTEPPENLWEFTAKALTQCTVLKLHRNDFNNLVEHSESLRQHLDEVRQRPKPAQNKNGEAAIELASGHAGEDDLPGTFVDYDPAPREYELSVAQTILRVQTRVADLYNNPMNQTEQQLRLTIEALRERQESELINNRDFGLLHNADFQQCIYTRTGPPTPDDFDELLTRRRKPRLLLAHPRAIAAFNRECTRRHVLPETVEVEGQRAQAWRGVPLLPCNKIPISNTNTTSVLVLRTGLDDEGVIGLRQTGLPDEVEPGLNARFMGISEKAISSYLVSTYYSVAVLVPDALGVLENVELGG; encoded by the coding sequence GTGACGGCGATCGATCAGGACAAGCCACAGCTGAGTCTTGGGACCGAGGCCGCCAGGCAGCTGGCGAGCACCACCAAGTCCGTGCCACAGATGCAGGGCATCTCGCCCCGCTGGCTGCTCAGGATGCTGCCGTGGGTGGAGACGCAGGGTGGCGCGTACCGAGTCAACCGCCGGACGACCTTCGCGGTCGGCGACGGCCGGCTGAGCTTCTCGGCCACCGGCGCGGACATCCGGGTGATCCCGGCGGAGCTCACCGAGTTGCCACCGTTGCGGGACTTCGTTGACGAGGACGTACTGACCGCGCTCGCGGGCCGGTTCTACCAGGTCGAGTACCAGCCGGGCGACGTGATCGCCGAGTTCGGCAGCCGGGTCGATGACGTCGTACTGATTGCCCACGGCAAGGTCAGCAAGGTGGGGATCGGCGAGTACGGCGACGGTACCGATCTCGGGACCGTTGCCGACGGCGACTATCTCGGCGAGGGGCTGCTGACCGAGCCGCCGGAGAACCTCTGGGAGTTCACCGCCAAGGCGCTGACCCAGTGCACGGTGCTCAAGCTCCACCGCAACGACTTCAACAACCTCGTCGAGCACTCGGAATCGCTCCGGCAGCATCTCGACGAGGTCCGGCAACGGCCGAAGCCCGCGCAGAACAAGAACGGTGAGGCAGCGATCGAGCTCGCCTCCGGGCACGCCGGCGAGGACGACCTGCCCGGCACCTTCGTGGACTACGACCCCGCGCCCCGGGAGTACGAGCTGTCGGTGGCGCAGACGATCCTGCGGGTGCAGACCAGGGTCGCGGACCTCTACAACAACCCGATGAACCAGACCGAGCAGCAGCTCCGGCTGACCATCGAGGCGTTGCGGGAGCGGCAGGAGTCCGAGCTGATCAACAACCGGGACTTCGGCCTACTGCACAACGCCGACTTCCAGCAGTGCATCTACACCCGGACCGGGCCGCCGACGCCCGACGATTTCGACGAGCTGCTCACCCGTCGCCGCAAGCCACGGTTGCTGCTCGCCCACCCACGCGCGATCGCGGCGTTCAACCGCGAGTGCACCCGCCGGCACGTGCTGCCCGAGACCGTCGAGGTCGAAGGCCAGCGGGCGCAGGCGTGGCGCGGCGTACCGCTGCTGCCCTGTAACAAGATCCCGATCTCCAACACGAACACCACCTCGGTGCTGGTACTGCGTACCGGGCTCGACGACGAAGGTGTCATCGGCCTGCGGCAGACCGGTCTGCCCGACGAGGTCGAGCCCGGCCTGAACGCCCGCTTCATGGGGATCAGCGAGAAGGCCATCAGCTCGTACCTGGTCAGCACCTACTACTCGGTGGCTGTGCTCGTCCCGGACGCGCTCGGCGTTCTGGAAAACGTCGAACTCGGTGGATGA
- a CDS encoding terpene synthase family protein — MSKQPYQLPDFYVPYPARISPHLEGARAHSKAWAYEFDMIDVPQQGKAIWDEHDFDSHDYALLCAYTHPDATGPALDLVTDWYVWVFYFDDHFLELYKKTQDMAGAKAYLDRLPLFMPVEGPITEIPENPVERGLVDLWNRTVPSMSPGWRQRFIGTTEALLAESLWELTNISAGRVANPIEYVEMRRKVGGAPWSANLVEYASNAEVPVEIAGTRAMQVLSDTFSDAVHLRNDLFSYQREVETEGEVNNGVLVVERFLGCSPQEAAEVVNDILTSRLHQFENTAVAEIPPLLAENLVGPQGQLDVLNYVKGLQDWQSGGHEWHLRSSRYMNNGGKAALGGPTGIGTSAARILQSLVATAPYRIRSHTFTPFQPVGATPLPGFYMPYSAKRSPHLDAAREHLRGWCAEMGLLDGVVWDADYLEANDLPLCAAGIHPDASPEALNLSSDWLAWGTYADDYYPIVFGRTRDMTGAKATTKRLSDLMPIEGPAATVPVTPLERSLADLWVRTAGPMTVDQRRDFRAAIDTMTESWLWELANMSQNRIPDPVDYIEMRRRTFGSDLTMSLCRIGHGRTVPPEMYRSRPIQAMENAAADYACLLNDVFSYQKEIQFEGEFHNAVMVVQNFLGCDRDKALGLVNDLMTARMQQFEQLVAVDLPTLFTDFGLDDEVRRTLLGYAEELQNWMSGILVWHAGVDRYKEPTLLARAGEPAKQLRVLGGATGFGTSAARLPRPRHLVGASRMDGAL; from the coding sequence ATGTCCAAGCAGCCCTACCAGCTGCCCGACTTCTATGTGCCCTACCCGGCCAGGATCAGTCCACACCTGGAGGGAGCCCGGGCGCACAGCAAGGCCTGGGCCTACGAGTTCGACATGATCGACGTCCCCCAGCAGGGCAAGGCGATCTGGGACGAGCACGACTTCGACTCCCACGACTACGCGCTGCTGTGCGCCTACACCCATCCCGACGCGACCGGTCCGGCGCTGGACCTGGTGACGGACTGGTACGTCTGGGTGTTCTACTTCGACGACCATTTCCTCGAGCTCTACAAGAAGACGCAGGACATGGCCGGCGCGAAGGCCTATCTCGACCGGCTGCCGTTGTTCATGCCGGTCGAGGGCCCGATCACGGAGATACCGGAGAACCCGGTGGAGCGCGGTCTGGTCGACCTGTGGAACCGCACGGTGCCGTCGATGTCACCGGGCTGGCGGCAACGATTCATCGGTACGACGGAAGCCCTGCTGGCCGAGTCGCTGTGGGAACTCACCAACATCAGCGCCGGCCGGGTGGCGAACCCGATCGAGTACGTCGAGATGCGTCGCAAGGTCGGCGGCGCTCCGTGGTCGGCCAACCTGGTCGAGTACGCCAGCAATGCCGAAGTACCGGTCGAAATCGCCGGGACGCGAGCGATGCAGGTGCTCAGCGACACGTTCTCGGACGCGGTCCATCTGCGCAACGACCTGTTCTCGTACCAGCGCGAGGTGGAGACCGAGGGCGAGGTCAACAACGGCGTCCTCGTCGTGGAGCGCTTCCTCGGCTGCAGCCCGCAAGAGGCAGCCGAGGTCGTCAACGACATCCTCACCTCGCGGCTGCACCAGTTCGAGAACACGGCCGTCGCGGAGATCCCGCCGCTGCTGGCCGAGAACCTGGTTGGTCCGCAAGGCCAACTCGACGTACTGAACTACGTGAAAGGCCTGCAGGACTGGCAGTCCGGCGGCCATGAGTGGCACCTCAGGTCCAGTCGGTATATGAACAACGGCGGCAAGGCAGCACTCGGCGGTCCGACAGGCATAGGCACGTCAGCCGCACGCATCCTCCAGTCGCTCGTTGCAACCGCGCCGTACCGGATCAGAAGCCACACCTTCACCCCTTTTCAGCCGGTCGGGGCAACTCCTCTGCCGGGCTTTTATATGCCGTACTCCGCCAAGCGCAGCCCTCACCTGGACGCGGCGAGGGAGCACCTGCGCGGCTGGTGTGCGGAGATGGGACTACTCGACGGCGTGGTCTGGGACGCCGACTACCTGGAAGCCAACGACCTGCCGTTGTGCGCGGCGGGCATCCACCCAGACGCGTCGCCCGAGGCGCTCAACCTGTCCTCGGACTGGCTGGCCTGGGGGACGTACGCCGACGACTACTACCCGATCGTCTTCGGGCGGACCCGCGACATGACCGGCGCGAAGGCGACGACCAAGCGGCTGTCGGACTTGATGCCGATCGAGGGGCCCGCGGCGACCGTTCCGGTGACGCCGCTGGAACGGAGCCTGGCTGATCTCTGGGTCAGGACGGCCGGTCCGATGACGGTCGACCAACGCCGGGACTTCCGGGCCGCCATCGACACGATGACGGAGAGCTGGCTGTGGGAGCTGGCCAACATGTCCCAGAACCGGATCCCCGATCCGGTCGACTACATCGAGATGCGGCGCCGAACCTTCGGCTCGGATCTCACCATGAGCCTGTGCCGGATCGGGCACGGGCGGACGGTGCCGCCGGAGATGTACCGGTCCCGGCCGATCCAGGCGATGGAGAACGCCGCCGCCGACTACGCCTGCCTGCTGAACGACGTCTTCTCGTACCAGAAGGAGATCCAGTTCGAGGGCGAGTTCCACAACGCGGTGATGGTCGTGCAGAACTTCCTCGGCTGCGACCGGGACAAGGCACTCGGCCTGGTCAACGACCTGATGACCGCGCGGATGCAGCAGTTCGAGCAGTTGGTCGCGGTCGACCTGCCGACGCTGTTCACCGACTTCGGCCTGGACGACGAGGTCCGGCGCACGCTGCTCGGGTACGCCGAGGAGCTGCAGAACTGGATGTCCGGAATCCTCGTCTGGCACGCCGGCGTCGACCGCTACAAGGAGCCGACCCTGCTGGCCCGAGCCGGCGAACCGGCCAAGCAACTCCGGGTTCTTGGCGGTGCCACTGGATTCGGTACCTCCGCAGCTCGACTCCCTAGACCACGGCACCTTGTTGGTGCGAGCAGAATGGACGGTGCCTTGTGA
- a CDS encoding family 2B encapsulin nanocompartment shell protein: MTLTEPASSDVNAKAQLSLGTAAARNLATTTKSEPQMQGITSRWLLKLLPWVEAKGGAYRVNRRLSYAVGDGRVTFTTSGAEVRVIPQELCELALLRSYDDVEVLSALADRFVQQEFQPGDVIVERGRPADQICLIAHGKVDKIGVGKYGDETVLETLVDGDHFTYKAILESDDFWDFTIKATTTCTVLTLSQDSFEELVGQVDSLRQHIEEFRNSPERAKDEFGEAAIDVAAGHEGESDLPGTYVDYETTPREYELSVAQTVLRVHTRVADLYNHPMDQTEQQLRLTIEALRERQEHEMINNRDFGLLHNADLSMRIPTRSGPPTPGDLDELLSLVWKEPAFFLAHPRSIAAFGRECTKAGIYPDSIDVGGHRLPAWRGVPIFPCNKLGISDTRTSSIMLMRTGEDSQGVIGLQQTGLPDEYEPGLSVRFMNISEKAIINYLVSAYYSTAVLVPDALGILEGVEIGREG; the protein is encoded by the coding sequence GTGACTTTGACCGAGCCGGCCTCGTCGGATGTCAACGCCAAGGCGCAGCTGAGCCTGGGGACCGCGGCAGCGCGGAACCTCGCGACGACGACCAAGTCCGAGCCGCAGATGCAGGGCATCACCTCGCGCTGGCTGCTGAAGCTGCTGCCCTGGGTCGAGGCCAAGGGGGGCGCGTACCGGGTGAACCGGCGGCTCAGCTACGCCGTCGGCGACGGCCGGGTCACCTTCACGACCAGCGGCGCCGAGGTCCGGGTGATCCCGCAGGAGCTGTGCGAACTCGCCCTGCTGCGCAGCTACGACGACGTCGAGGTACTGTCCGCGCTCGCGGATCGCTTTGTCCAGCAGGAGTTCCAGCCCGGTGACGTGATCGTCGAGCGCGGCCGGCCGGCCGACCAGATCTGCCTGATCGCGCACGGCAAGGTGGACAAGATCGGCGTCGGCAAGTACGGCGACGAGACGGTACTGGAGACGCTGGTCGACGGCGACCACTTCACCTACAAGGCGATCCTGGAGTCGGACGACTTCTGGGACTTCACCATCAAGGCGACCACGACCTGCACGGTGCTGACCCTGTCGCAGGACTCCTTCGAGGAGCTGGTCGGCCAGGTCGACAGCCTGCGCCAGCACATCGAGGAGTTCCGCAACAGTCCGGAGCGGGCCAAGGACGAGTTCGGCGAGGCCGCGATCGATGTCGCGGCCGGCCACGAGGGCGAGTCCGACCTGCCCGGTACGTACGTCGACTACGAGACGACGCCGCGGGAGTACGAGCTGAGCGTCGCCCAGACCGTGCTGCGGGTGCACACGCGCGTCGCCGATCTCTACAACCACCCGATGGACCAGACCGAGCAGCAGCTCAGGCTGACGATCGAGGCGCTGCGTGAGCGGCAAGAGCACGAGATGATCAACAACCGCGACTTCGGCCTGCTGCACAACGCGGACCTGAGCATGCGGATCCCGACCCGCAGCGGCCCGCCGACGCCGGGTGACCTGGACGAGCTGCTCAGCCTGGTCTGGAAGGAGCCGGCCTTCTTCCTGGCGCACCCGCGCTCGATCGCCGCCTTCGGCCGGGAGTGCACCAAGGCCGGCATCTACCCGGACAGCATCGACGTCGGCGGGCACCGGTTGCCCGCCTGGCGCGGAGTACCGATCTTCCCGTGCAACAAGCTCGGGATCAGCGACACCCGGACCAGCTCGATCATGCTCATGCGCACGGGGGAGGACAGCCAAGGCGTCATCGGCCTGCAGCAGACCGGTCTGCCGGACGAGTACGAGCCAGGGCTGTCGGTGCGTTTCATGAACATCAGCGAGAAGGCGATCATCAACTACCTGGTCAGCGCCTACTACTCCACGGCCGTCCTGGTCCCCGACGCGCTCGGCATCCTCGAAGGCGTCGAAATCGGGCGAGAAGGCTAG
- a CDS encoding ABC transporter ATP-binding protein — MTTDKVIELRGVQQRFHARGTPDGYLTAVEDASFRLDAHPPQVVSLVGQSGSGKSTIARNILGLQKPTAGTITYGGKDIFKLNRSEYDEYRRNVQPVFQDPYSIFNPFYRVDRVLWKAVKKFSLATTREAGLALIEESLRAVSLDPDRVLGRYPHQLSGGQRQRIMLARIHMLRPAFVIADEPVSMLDAQIRKMFLDILLDFQRAHGMTTLFITHDLSTVYYLGGQVMVINKGEIVERGPVTEVMHTPTHPYTRLLLDSIPQPDPDARWTTRINVDESTATPPTDTATEATPII, encoded by the coding sequence ATGACGACCGACAAGGTGATCGAGCTGCGCGGAGTACAGCAGCGTTTTCATGCTCGGGGAACGCCCGACGGTTACCTGACCGCGGTCGAGGACGCCAGCTTCCGCCTCGACGCGCACCCGCCGCAGGTGGTCAGCCTGGTCGGCCAGAGCGGCAGCGGCAAGAGCACGATCGCCCGCAACATCCTCGGCCTGCAGAAGCCGACGGCGGGCACGATCACGTACGGCGGCAAAGACATCTTCAAGCTCAACCGCAGCGAGTACGACGAGTACCGCCGCAACGTGCAACCGGTCTTTCAGGACCCGTACTCGATCTTCAACCCCTTCTACCGGGTCGACCGGGTGCTCTGGAAAGCGGTCAAGAAGTTCTCCCTGGCCACTACTCGCGAGGCCGGCCTAGCGCTGATCGAGGAGTCCCTGCGAGCGGTAAGCCTCGACCCCGACCGGGTCCTGGGCCGGTACCCGCACCAGCTCTCCGGCGGCCAACGGCAACGGATCATGCTGGCCCGCATCCACATGCTCCGCCCGGCCTTCGTGATCGCCGACGAGCCGGTCTCCATGCTCGACGCCCAGATCCGCAAGATGTTCCTCGACATCCTGCTCGACTTCCAGCGCGCGCACGGCATGACCACGCTCTTCATCACCCACGACCTGTCGACTGTGTACTACCTGGGAGGCCAGGTCATGGTCATCAACAAAGGCGAGATCGTTGAGCGCGGCCCGGTCACCGAGGTCATGCACACCCCGACCCACCCCTACACCCGCCTCTTGCTCGACTCCATCCCGCAACCCGACCCCGACGCCCGCTGGACCACCCGGATCAACGTCGACGAGTCCACCGCCACCCCACCCACCGACACTGCCACCGAGGCCACCCCGATCATCTAG
- a CDS encoding ABC transporter ATP-binding protein: MSEQTVLEVSGLEVVYSTNKGDVRAVQDLNLSVRRGEILGIAGESGSGKSTLAVALLRLLKPPGKVTAGEAIFHRKGGSPIDLMKVDGEELRVLRWSALSYLPQGSQSSLNPVMRVEDQFKDVILEHAPDRKEGLTELIGRLLDQVGLEPRVARMYPHELSGGMKQRVLMAICVALEPDLVIADEPTTALDVTIQRVILQSLADLRQDFGVTLMVISHDMGVHAQLVDRVAVMYEGRLVEVGDVHQVFKDPQHEYTRQLIESIPRLGRRAS, translated from the coding sequence GTGAGTGAGCAGACCGTGCTGGAGGTGTCCGGCCTGGAGGTCGTGTACTCGACCAACAAGGGCGACGTGAGGGCGGTACAGGACCTGAACCTGTCCGTCCGCCGCGGTGAGATCCTCGGCATCGCGGGGGAGTCGGGCAGCGGCAAGTCGACGCTCGCGGTCGCGCTGCTGCGACTGCTCAAACCACCGGGCAAGGTGACCGCCGGCGAGGCGATCTTCCACCGCAAGGGCGGTTCGCCGATCGACCTGATGAAGGTCGACGGCGAGGAGCTCCGCGTACTGCGCTGGAGCGCGCTCTCCTATCTGCCCCAGGGCTCGCAGAGCTCGCTCAACCCGGTCATGCGCGTCGAGGACCAGTTCAAGGACGTCATCCTCGAACACGCGCCCGACCGCAAAGAGGGACTCACCGAGCTGATCGGCCGACTGCTCGACCAGGTCGGCCTGGAGCCGCGCGTGGCCCGGATGTACCCGCACGAACTGTCCGGTGGGATGAAGCAGCGCGTGCTGATGGCGATCTGCGTCGCGCTCGAACCCGACCTGGTGATCGCCGACGAACCGACCACCGCGCTGGACGTGACGATCCAGCGGGTGATCCTGCAGAGCCTGGCCGACCTGCGCCAGGACTTCGGCGTGACGCTGATGGTGATCTCGCACGACATGGGAGTGCACGCGCAACTGGTCGACCGGGTCGCGGTGATGTACGAGGGCCGGCTGGTCGAGGTCGGTGACGTGCACCAGGTCTTCAAGGACCCGCAGCACGAGTACACCCGGCAGCTGATCGAGTCGATCCCGCGGCTCGGACGGAGGGCGTCATGA
- a CDS encoding ABC transporter permease, whose product MRILHAVVRTVRSSRRLATGLVILAAMALLAVLSPLIVHAIGGGTDPIELAAYEKWLVPSGDHVLGTDQFGRDVLAMVVSALSVSLQIGAIAGIISTVVGVIVAFVAGYKGGWIDNILSTFTGILLVIPTFPLLIALSAYAKNVSLFQVGVMISIFSWPFAAKTIRSQVLSLRSRPYVDLARVSKSRDLEIIATELLPNLLPFIGVGFASSALGAIFGLVGLEVIGLGPGGVIDLGQIIFNAINTGALTLGAWPMFVVPIVLLTALFAALNMINIGLEEVYNPRLRGVAGE is encoded by the coding sequence ATGAGAATCCTGCACGCGGTGGTGCGCACCGTTCGGAGCAGCCGGCGGCTGGCGACCGGCCTGGTGATCCTGGCCGCGATGGCGTTACTGGCGGTTCTCAGCCCGTTGATCGTGCACGCCATCGGCGGCGGCACGGATCCGATCGAGCTGGCGGCGTACGAGAAATGGCTCGTTCCGTCCGGGGACCACGTGCTCGGGACGGATCAGTTCGGCAGAGATGTCCTCGCGATGGTGGTGAGCGCGCTCTCGGTGTCGCTGCAGATCGGTGCGATCGCCGGGATCATCTCGACCGTTGTCGGCGTGATCGTGGCGTTCGTGGCCGGCTACAAGGGTGGCTGGATCGACAACATTCTCTCGACGTTCACTGGGATCCTGCTGGTGATCCCGACGTTCCCGTTGCTGATCGCGCTCTCGGCGTACGCGAAGAACGTGTCGCTCTTCCAGGTCGGCGTGATGATCTCGATCTTCTCCTGGCCGTTCGCGGCCAAGACCATCCGTTCCCAGGTTCTGAGCCTGCGTTCCCGCCCGTACGTCGATCTGGCCCGGGTCAGCAAGTCGCGAGATCTCGAGATCATCGCCACCGAGCTGCTGCCGAACCTGCTCCCGTTCATCGGGGTCGGCTTCGCCTCGTCGGCGCTCGGCGCGATCTTCGGGCTGGTCGGCCTGGAGGTGATCGGGCTCGGGCCCGGCGGCGTGATCGACCTCGGCCAGATCATCTTCAACGCGATCAACACCGGCGCGCTGACGCTCGGCGCGTGGCCGATGTTCGTGGTCCCGATCGTCTTGCTGACGGCGCTGTTCGCGGCGCTGAACATGATCAACATCGGCCTCGAAGAGGTCTACAACCCACGGCTGAGAGGAGTGGCCGGTGAGTGA
- a CDS encoding ABC transporter permease — protein sequence MTAEAPPVVVVDKAKPAAPRTGVRAWLSRHPLAAYALRRFGLYLVELWGALTIAFFFFRMMPGDPINTLIQSLQQNYIYNAQASAEIIARYQHEFGLDGNIFSQYLKYMEKLILHGDLGPSLINYPTPAQDVILRALPWTIGLLGISAVLSWVIGIVVGAIAGWRRGKAGSAIITNLSIALAHVPFFFVALILVYVFAYTLGWLPARSAYDSNINPGFSVAFIGSVLKYGFLPGLSIVGIGAMGWILSTRMLMVPVLGEDYLVYAEAKGLKPWRILTRYALRNCYLPQVTAFGISLGFIFNGNVLVEQLFNYPGLGTTLVTAIQQLDFNTILGVTDMAIFSVLTAVLLLDLLLPLLDPRVKYWK from the coding sequence GTGACCGCTGAGGCGCCGCCGGTGGTTGTCGTGGACAAGGCCAAGCCCGCCGCGCCCCGGACCGGGGTGCGCGCCTGGTTGTCCAGGCACCCGTTGGCGGCGTACGCCCTGCGCCGTTTCGGGCTCTACTTGGTGGAGCTGTGGGGAGCGCTGACGATTGCGTTCTTCTTCTTCCGGATGATGCCCGGCGACCCGATCAACACACTGATCCAGAGCCTGCAGCAGAACTACATCTACAACGCGCAGGCCAGCGCCGAGATCATCGCCCGGTACCAGCACGAGTTCGGTCTCGACGGGAACATCTTCTCCCAGTACCTGAAGTACATGGAGAAGCTGATCCTGCACGGCGATCTCGGACCGTCGCTGATCAACTACCCGACGCCCGCGCAGGACGTGATCCTGCGGGCACTGCCGTGGACGATCGGCCTGCTCGGCATCTCGGCCGTACTGTCCTGGGTGATCGGCATCGTCGTCGGCGCGATCGCCGGCTGGCGGCGCGGCAAGGCGGGCTCGGCGATCATCACCAACCTGTCGATCGCGCTGGCCCACGTACCGTTCTTCTTCGTCGCGCTGATCCTGGTCTACGTCTTCGCCTACACGCTGGGCTGGTTGCCCGCGCGCTCGGCGTATGACTCCAACATCAATCCCGGGTTCTCCGTGGCCTTCATCGGCAGCGTGCTCAAGTACGGGTTCCTGCCGGGGTTGTCGATCGTCGGGATCGGCGCGATGGGGTGGATCCTGTCCACGCGGATGCTGATGGTGCCGGTACTCGGCGAGGACTACCTCGTGTATGCCGAGGCGAAGGGCCTCAAGCCGTGGCGGATCCTGACCCGCTACGCGTTGCGCAACTGCTATCTGCCGCAGGTGACCGCGTTCGGGATCTCGCTCGGGTTCATCTTCAATGGCAATGTCCTGGTGGAGCAGTTGTTCAACTATCCGGGCCTCGGCACGACGCTGGTGACCGCGATCCAGCAACTCGACTTCAACACGATCCTCGGCGTCACCGACATGGCGATCTTCTCGGTACTGACCGCCGTGCTGCTGCTGGATCTGCTGCTGCCGTTGCTCGATCCTCGCGTCAAGTACTGGAAGTGA
- a CDS encoding ABC transporter substrate-binding protein, whose protein sequence is MNDAPRPQFEDVSEVVRYQLSRRSMMGGGAAALATFLAACSGGGGSYSDKPAGNKPAATKSIQINKANIPVPRDQTVVTGQVEYTVFDSFNGMIPNGSPGGAGVELATEPLFFLSFATGKLTPWLATEYKYNDDHTELTMKFDPKAHWNDGQPLGANDFKFTVMLLKDRPDLFGGGGELKEFVKSVDVPDAHTAVVKLLKPTPRLHYNFIAAIAGAPINLMPEHIWKSQDPTKYKDNPPVRSGPYKLKQAIRNQKMFVWEKDASYWNKDKLDVKPQYVVYQSTSKQLDQASLAFEHAEFDVGSVDEPHAKQLRNSGYPNLVTTQFHDPNPRVMWLNCDPARGVVSEPKMRWAINYCLDREKIGKSIWPVEVPSAVYPWADYPTNDKWKNDELANKYKFEFSPEKATALLDEIAPKNAAGKRTYKGKEINLEIITPSPVDGGEYAIANVLKTELAKVGVPATLRSLSGSVHDEKFQRGQYDIDSSWAGFAIDPEQLYTDWTSDKYQPIGKNAAGKNKMRFRNAKFDEISGKLAGLDPSSPDAKPFLDQALEIYFQELPMLSVIQTGYPSYFNTAFWTDWPTDADLYEVPLNWWPHFIFVLAKIKPTGQKGPA, encoded by the coding sequence GTGAACGACGCGCCGCGCCCGCAGTTCGAAGACGTCTCCGAGGTCGTCCGCTATCAACTCAGCCGACGATCGATGATGGGAGGGGGAGCGGCGGCACTCGCCACGTTCCTGGCCGCCTGTTCCGGCGGCGGTGGCTCGTACTCCGACAAGCCTGCCGGCAACAAACCGGCCGCCACCAAGTCGATCCAGATCAACAAGGCGAACATCCCGGTTCCCCGGGACCAGACCGTTGTCACCGGCCAGGTCGAGTACACCGTGTTCGACAGCTTCAACGGAATGATCCCCAACGGCTCACCCGGTGGCGCCGGCGTGGAGCTGGCCACCGAGCCGCTGTTCTTCCTGAGCTTCGCCACCGGCAAGCTCACGCCGTGGCTGGCTACGGAGTACAAGTACAACGACGACCACACCGAGCTGACGATGAAGTTCGATCCGAAAGCGCACTGGAACGATGGTCAGCCGCTGGGCGCCAACGACTTCAAGTTCACGGTGATGCTGCTGAAGGACCGCCCCGATCTGTTCGGCGGCGGTGGTGAGCTGAAGGAGTTCGTGAAGAGCGTCGACGTCCCGGACGCGCACACCGCGGTGGTCAAGCTGCTCAAGCCGACCCCGCGGCTGCACTACAACTTCATCGCCGCGATCGCCGGCGCGCCGATCAACCTGATGCCCGAGCACATCTGGAAGTCGCAGGATCCGACCAAGTACAAGGACAATCCGCCGGTCCGGTCGGGCCCGTACAAGCTGAAGCAGGCGATCCGGAACCAGAAGATGTTCGTCTGGGAGAAGGACGCGAGCTACTGGAACAAGGACAAGCTCGACGTCAAGCCGCAGTACGTCGTCTACCAGAGCACGTCGAAGCAGCTCGACCAGGCGTCGCTGGCGTTCGAGCACGCTGAGTTCGACGTCGGCTCGGTCGACGAGCCGCACGCCAAGCAGTTGCGCAACAGCGGCTATCCGAACCTGGTGACCACTCAGTTCCACGACCCGAATCCACGGGTGATGTGGCTGAACTGCGATCCGGCCCGAGGCGTCGTCTCCGAGCCGAAGATGCGGTGGGCGATCAACTACTGCCTCGACCGGGAGAAGATCGGCAAGTCGATCTGGCCGGTGGAGGTGCCGTCGGCCGTCTACCCCTGGGCGGACTACCCGACCAACGACAAGTGGAAGAACGACGAGCTCGCGAACAAGTACAAGTTCGAGTTCAGTCCGGAGAAGGCGACCGCGCTGCTGGACGAGATCGCGCCCAAGAACGCCGCCGGCAAGCGGACGTACAAGGGCAAGGAGATCAACCTCGAGATCATCACCCCGTCACCGGTCGACGGTGGCGAGTACGCGATCGCGAACGTGCTGAAGACCGAGCTGGCCAAGGTCGGCGTGCCGGCCACCCTGCGCAGCCTGTCCGGCAGCGTGCACGACGAGAAGTTCCAGCGCGGGCAGTACGACATCGACTCCAGCTGGGCCGGGTTCGCGATCGATCCCGAGCAGCTGTACACCGACTGGACCAGCGACAAGTACCAGCCGATCGGCAAGAACGCGGCCGGTAAGAACAAGATGCGGTTCCGGAACGCGAAGTTCGACGAGATCTCCGGGAAGCTGGCTGGGCTCGACCCGAGCAGCCCGGACGCGAAACCGTTCCTCGACCAGGCTCTGGAGATCTACTTCCAGGAGCTGCCGATGCTCTCGGTGATCCAGACCGGCTACCCGTCGTACTTCAACACCGCGTTCTGGACCGACTGGCCGACCGACGCGGATCTGTACGAGGTGCCGCTGAACTGGTGGCCGCACTTCATCTTCGTGCTCGCCAAGATCAAGCCCACCGGGCAGAAAGGGCCGGCGTGA